From the genome of Synchiropus splendidus isolate RoL2022-P1 chromosome 17, RoL_Sspl_1.0, whole genome shotgun sequence, one region includes:
- the LOC128748834 gene encoding smoothelin-like protein 2 isoform X1 yields the protein MDEATKETMVSEALVRFEATLQAAVKEVHVDISAFKQRIEQRIQETCSTSGPLAEAVTRLQEENQQLKVKIEALSVLVEGLTVAKKSQEESVENGQAKASDKAEGGRSDGESTSPEPLGSSSGARQSSTPAPPPWRARRHVEFNGTEAKGDKHSSSTAQCNKQQGHLVPEPAESILLPHLPLTAGTKPSSESCAPPLSHTDVPQKPVPGLEEDSDLTKPHLPLTAMTKTEASAAPQSPALAAKIAKTSPPRPMEPVTTSAEEPLPHLPVTSMTTKPDLSPAPVPKAAALAAEASPAVDRDHSPKKDPTAAPLLNQMEPQPVKKGEYPFRREKSESKPALTPNTDSSLSQTSSPAAAQDPAVKPGEYPFKRVPVLKTPSPILKRSVSFPQSAEKLLPSKSIIKSGFSPNLEKKTSKAVGVEFKQEVMKSSTLPRSTGAQAKRALFERMNSEPIKSCLRRPKDSKPKLKRSQSFGVSSASGIKAILLEWCRSKTIGYKNIDIQNFSSSWSDGMAFCALVHSFFPLEFDYNALNPANRRQNLSLAFTTAEAQADCLRLIEVEDMLEMGDKPDPMCVFTYVQSLYNHLKTFE from the exons ATGGATGAAGCAACAAAGGAAACAATGGTCAGCGAGGCTCTGGTCCGTTTTGAGGCCACACTGCAAGCAGCGGTGAAGGAGGTACACGTTGATATCAGCGCATTCAAGCAGCGAATCGAGCAACGGATTCAGGAGACGTGCTCCACCAGCGGACCCTTGGCTGAGGCGGTCACCAGACTCCAAGAAGAAAATCAGCAGCTGAAGGTGAAGATAGAGGCACTCAGCGTCCTAGTGGAGGGTCTCACCGTGGCCAAGAAGAGCCAGGAGGAAAGTGTGGAGAACGGACAAGCAAAGGCCAGCGATAAGGCAGAAGGCGGAAGATCGGATGGCGAATCGACTTCCCCGGAACCACTGGGGTCAAGTTCAGGAGCAAGACAGAGCAGCACTCCGGCTCCTCCTCCGTGGAGAGCCAGGAGGCATGTGGAGTTTAAT GGCACCGAGGCAAAAGgagacaaacacagcagctcgACTGCACAGTGCAACAAACAGCAAG GACATTTGGTGCCAGAACCAGCCGAAAGTATTCTCTTACCTCACCTTCCTCTCACTGCCGGCACCAAGCCCAGCTCAGAATCATGCGCTCCCCCTTTGTCACACACGGATGTTCCTCAAAAACCAG TTCCAGGTCTGGAAGAAGACAGTGATCTCACTAAACCTCACCTCCCTCTCACTGCAATGACTAAAACCGAAGCGTCGGCTGCTCCCCAGTCGCCAGCTTTGGCTGCCAAAATCGCTAAAACATCTCCACCTCGACCCATGGAGCCTGTAACTACGAGTGCTG AGGAACCCCTGCCTCACCTCCCTGTCACCTCCATGACAACCAAGCCTGACCTGTCTCCTGCACCTGTGCCCAAAGCGGCTGCTCTCGCCGCTGAGGCATCACCTGCAGTGGACCGAGATCACTCTCCGAAAAaag ATCCCACCGCTGCACCTCTACTGAACCAAATGGAGCCCCAGCCAGTTAAAAAGGGAGAGTATCCATTCAGACGTG aaAAAAGTGAGTCAAAGCCGGCCTTGACACCAAACACAGACTCTTCACTATCTCAAACCTCAagtcctgcagctgctcaggaTCCTGCTGTGAAACCTGGAGAGTATCCCTTTAAGAGAG TTCCTGTCCTCAAGACCCCGAGTCCCATTCTGAAGAGAAGTGTCAGCTTTCCTCAGTCTGCAG AGAAGTTGCTTCCATCCAAGTCGATCATTAAATCTGGATTCTCACCTAATTTGGAGAA aaagaCCAGCAAAGCTGTCGGTGTGGAGTTCAAGCAAGAGGTGATGAAGTCTTCGACCCTTCCTCGCTCCACCGGCGCCCAGGCCAAGCGGGCTCTTTTTGAGAGGATGAACTCAGAGCCCATAAA ATCCTGTCTGCGCAGACCGAAGGATTCCAAACCGAAGCTGAAGCGATCTCAGAGTTTTGGGGTTTCCAGTGCCAGTGGTATTAAAGCCATTCTGCTCGAGTGGTGTCGCTCCAAAACCATCGGCTATAAG AACATCGACATCCagaacttctcctccagctggagtGATGGGATGGCCTTCTGTGCCCTGGTCCACTCCTTCTTCCCGCTGGAGTTTGATTACAACGCACTGAATCCTGCGAACCGGAGACAAAATCTGTCCCTGGCCTTCACCACCGCAGA GGCCCAGGCCGACTGTCTTCGCCTGATAGAGGTGGAAGACATGTTGGAGATGGGGGACAAACCGGACCCTATGTGCGTGTTCACATACGTCCAGTCTCTCTACAACCACCTGAAGACGTTCGAGTAA
- the LOC128748834 gene encoding smoothelin-like protein 2 isoform X2 produces the protein MDEATKETMVSEALVRFEATLQAAVKEVHVDISAFKQRIEQRIQETCSTSGPLAEAVTRLQEENQQLKVKIEALSVLVEGLTVAKKSQEESVENGQAKASDKAEGGRSDGESTSPEPLGSSSGARQSSTPAPPPWRARRHVEFNGTEAKGDKHSSSTAQCNKQQGHLVPEPAESILLPHLPLTAGTKPSSESCAPPLSHTDVPQKPVPGLEEDSDLTKPHLPLTAMTKTEASAAPQSPALAAKIAKTSPPRPMEPVTTSAEEPLPHLPVTSMTTKPDLSPAPVPKAAALAAEASPAVDRDHSPKKDPTAAPLLNQMEPQPVKKGEYPFRQKSESKPALTPNTDSSLSQTSSPAAAQDPAVKPGEYPFKRVPVLKTPSPILKRSVSFPQSAEKLLPSKSIIKSGFSPNLEKKTSKAVGVEFKQEVMKSSTLPRSTGAQAKRALFERMNSEPIKSCLRRPKDSKPKLKRSQSFGVSSASGIKAILLEWCRSKTIGYKNIDIQNFSSSWSDGMAFCALVHSFFPLEFDYNALNPANRRQNLSLAFTTAEAQADCLRLIEVEDMLEMGDKPDPMCVFTYVQSLYNHLKTFE, from the exons ATGGATGAAGCAACAAAGGAAACAATGGTCAGCGAGGCTCTGGTCCGTTTTGAGGCCACACTGCAAGCAGCGGTGAAGGAGGTACACGTTGATATCAGCGCATTCAAGCAGCGAATCGAGCAACGGATTCAGGAGACGTGCTCCACCAGCGGACCCTTGGCTGAGGCGGTCACCAGACTCCAAGAAGAAAATCAGCAGCTGAAGGTGAAGATAGAGGCACTCAGCGTCCTAGTGGAGGGTCTCACCGTGGCCAAGAAGAGCCAGGAGGAAAGTGTGGAGAACGGACAAGCAAAGGCCAGCGATAAGGCAGAAGGCGGAAGATCGGATGGCGAATCGACTTCCCCGGAACCACTGGGGTCAAGTTCAGGAGCAAGACAGAGCAGCACTCCGGCTCCTCCTCCGTGGAGAGCCAGGAGGCATGTGGAGTTTAAT GGCACCGAGGCAAAAGgagacaaacacagcagctcgACTGCACAGTGCAACAAACAGCAAG GACATTTGGTGCCAGAACCAGCCGAAAGTATTCTCTTACCTCACCTTCCTCTCACTGCCGGCACCAAGCCCAGCTCAGAATCATGCGCTCCCCCTTTGTCACACACGGATGTTCCTCAAAAACCAG TTCCAGGTCTGGAAGAAGACAGTGATCTCACTAAACCTCACCTCCCTCTCACTGCAATGACTAAAACCGAAGCGTCGGCTGCTCCCCAGTCGCCAGCTTTGGCTGCCAAAATCGCTAAAACATCTCCACCTCGACCCATGGAGCCTGTAACTACGAGTGCTG AGGAACCCCTGCCTCACCTCCCTGTCACCTCCATGACAACCAAGCCTGACCTGTCTCCTGCACCTGTGCCCAAAGCGGCTGCTCTCGCCGCTGAGGCATCACCTGCAGTGGACCGAGATCACTCTCCGAAAAaag ATCCCACCGCTGCACCTCTACTGAACCAAATGGAGCCCCAGCCAGTTAAAAAGGGAGAGTATCCATTCAGAC aaAAAAGTGAGTCAAAGCCGGCCTTGACACCAAACACAGACTCTTCACTATCTCAAACCTCAagtcctgcagctgctcaggaTCCTGCTGTGAAACCTGGAGAGTATCCCTTTAAGAGAG TTCCTGTCCTCAAGACCCCGAGTCCCATTCTGAAGAGAAGTGTCAGCTTTCCTCAGTCTGCAG AGAAGTTGCTTCCATCCAAGTCGATCATTAAATCTGGATTCTCACCTAATTTGGAGAA aaagaCCAGCAAAGCTGTCGGTGTGGAGTTCAAGCAAGAGGTGATGAAGTCTTCGACCCTTCCTCGCTCCACCGGCGCCCAGGCCAAGCGGGCTCTTTTTGAGAGGATGAACTCAGAGCCCATAAA ATCCTGTCTGCGCAGACCGAAGGATTCCAAACCGAAGCTGAAGCGATCTCAGAGTTTTGGGGTTTCCAGTGCCAGTGGTATTAAAGCCATTCTGCTCGAGTGGTGTCGCTCCAAAACCATCGGCTATAAG AACATCGACATCCagaacttctcctccagctggagtGATGGGATGGCCTTCTGTGCCCTGGTCCACTCCTTCTTCCCGCTGGAGTTTGATTACAACGCACTGAATCCTGCGAACCGGAGACAAAATCTGTCCCTGGCCTTCACCACCGCAGA GGCCCAGGCCGACTGTCTTCGCCTGATAGAGGTGGAAGACATGTTGGAGATGGGGGACAAACCGGACCCTATGTGCGTGTTCACATACGTCCAGTCTCTCTACAACCACCTGAAGACGTTCGAGTAA
- the LOC128748834 gene encoding smoothelin-like protein 2 isoform X3 — protein MDEATKETMVSEALVRFEATLQAAVKEVHVDISAFKQRIEQRIQETCSTSGPLAEAVTRLQEENQQLKVKIEALSVLVEGLTVAKKSQEESVENGQAKASDKAEGGRSDGESTSPEPLGSSSGARQSSTPAPPPWRARRHVEFNGTEAKGDKHSSSTAQCNKQQGHLVPEPAESILLPHLPLTAGTKPSSESCAPPLSHTDVPQKPVPGLEEDSDLTKPHLPLTAMTKTEASAAPQSPALAAKIAKTSPPRPMEPVTTSAEEPLPHLPVTSMTTKPDLSPAPVPKAAALAAEASPAVDRDHSPKKDPTAAPLLNQMEPQPVKKGEYPFRREKSESKPALTPNTDSSLSQTSSPAAAQDPAVKPGEYPFKRVPVLKTPSPILKRSVSFPQSAEKLLPSKSIIKSGFSPNLEKKTSKAVGVEFKQEVMKSSTLPRSTGAQAKRALFERMNSEPIKPKDSKPKLKRSQSFGVSSASGIKAILLEWCRSKTIGYKNIDIQNFSSSWSDGMAFCALVHSFFPLEFDYNALNPANRRQNLSLAFTTAEAQADCLRLIEVEDMLEMGDKPDPMCVFTYVQSLYNHLKTFE, from the exons ATGGATGAAGCAACAAAGGAAACAATGGTCAGCGAGGCTCTGGTCCGTTTTGAGGCCACACTGCAAGCAGCGGTGAAGGAGGTACACGTTGATATCAGCGCATTCAAGCAGCGAATCGAGCAACGGATTCAGGAGACGTGCTCCACCAGCGGACCCTTGGCTGAGGCGGTCACCAGACTCCAAGAAGAAAATCAGCAGCTGAAGGTGAAGATAGAGGCACTCAGCGTCCTAGTGGAGGGTCTCACCGTGGCCAAGAAGAGCCAGGAGGAAAGTGTGGAGAACGGACAAGCAAAGGCCAGCGATAAGGCAGAAGGCGGAAGATCGGATGGCGAATCGACTTCCCCGGAACCACTGGGGTCAAGTTCAGGAGCAAGACAGAGCAGCACTCCGGCTCCTCCTCCGTGGAGAGCCAGGAGGCATGTGGAGTTTAAT GGCACCGAGGCAAAAGgagacaaacacagcagctcgACTGCACAGTGCAACAAACAGCAAG GACATTTGGTGCCAGAACCAGCCGAAAGTATTCTCTTACCTCACCTTCCTCTCACTGCCGGCACCAAGCCCAGCTCAGAATCATGCGCTCCCCCTTTGTCACACACGGATGTTCCTCAAAAACCAG TTCCAGGTCTGGAAGAAGACAGTGATCTCACTAAACCTCACCTCCCTCTCACTGCAATGACTAAAACCGAAGCGTCGGCTGCTCCCCAGTCGCCAGCTTTGGCTGCCAAAATCGCTAAAACATCTCCACCTCGACCCATGGAGCCTGTAACTACGAGTGCTG AGGAACCCCTGCCTCACCTCCCTGTCACCTCCATGACAACCAAGCCTGACCTGTCTCCTGCACCTGTGCCCAAAGCGGCTGCTCTCGCCGCTGAGGCATCACCTGCAGTGGACCGAGATCACTCTCCGAAAAaag ATCCCACCGCTGCACCTCTACTGAACCAAATGGAGCCCCAGCCAGTTAAAAAGGGAGAGTATCCATTCAGACGTG aaAAAAGTGAGTCAAAGCCGGCCTTGACACCAAACACAGACTCTTCACTATCTCAAACCTCAagtcctgcagctgctcaggaTCCTGCTGTGAAACCTGGAGAGTATCCCTTTAAGAGAG TTCCTGTCCTCAAGACCCCGAGTCCCATTCTGAAGAGAAGTGTCAGCTTTCCTCAGTCTGCAG AGAAGTTGCTTCCATCCAAGTCGATCATTAAATCTGGATTCTCACCTAATTTGGAGAA aaagaCCAGCAAAGCTGTCGGTGTGGAGTTCAAGCAAGAGGTGATGAAGTCTTCGACCCTTCCTCGCTCCACCGGCGCCCAGGCCAAGCGGGCTCTTTTTGAGAGGATGAACTCAGAGCCCATAAA ACCGAAGGATTCCAAACCGAAGCTGAAGCGATCTCAGAGTTTTGGGGTTTCCAGTGCCAGTGGTATTAAAGCCATTCTGCTCGAGTGGTGTCGCTCCAAAACCATCGGCTATAAG AACATCGACATCCagaacttctcctccagctggagtGATGGGATGGCCTTCTGTGCCCTGGTCCACTCCTTCTTCCCGCTGGAGTTTGATTACAACGCACTGAATCCTGCGAACCGGAGACAAAATCTGTCCCTGGCCTTCACCACCGCAGA GGCCCAGGCCGACTGTCTTCGCCTGATAGAGGTGGAAGACATGTTGGAGATGGGGGACAAACCGGACCCTATGTGCGTGTTCACATACGTCCAGTCTCTCTACAACCACCTGAAGACGTTCGAGTAA